One genomic window of Gemmatimonadota bacterium includes the following:
- a CDS encoding threonine/serine dehydratase — protein sequence MSDVVQGEGLVGLTEIEAAARRLAGVAVLTPLLPADALSDATGAQVRLKCENLQREGSFKIRGAHNFVSQLSDDQVSSGIITYSSGNHAQAVALAGKLRGVHVVVVMPTTAPKVKRDGVERLGAEIEYEGTTSVERMARAEAIAEERGLVIVPPFDHRHIIAGQGTVGLEIAREWPDVDLVLVPIGGGGLASGIAASVKRLLPSAQVVGVEPKGAASMRKALDEGHPAILEEIDTIADGLAPVIAGELTYEHARDLMDDVVTVDDDAIREAASWLLSRRKLVVEYSGAATTAALLSKAVDAKGRAVAVVVSGGNLDPSLLAGLA from the coding sequence GTGAGCGACGTGGTGCAGGGCGAGGGGCTCGTCGGCCTGACAGAGATCGAGGCCGCGGCGCGCCGTCTTGCCGGCGTCGCAGTATTGACCCCCCTGCTGCCGGCGGACGCGCTCTCCGACGCCACCGGCGCCCAGGTGCGCCTCAAATGTGAGAACCTGCAACGTGAGGGATCGTTCAAGATCCGAGGCGCCCACAACTTCGTGTCGCAACTCTCTGACGATCAGGTCTCGTCGGGCATTATCACGTACTCCTCGGGCAACCATGCCCAGGCCGTGGCGCTCGCGGGCAAGCTCCGGGGCGTGCACGTCGTCGTGGTCATGCCCACGACCGCGCCCAAGGTCAAGCGAGACGGCGTCGAGCGGCTCGGGGCCGAGATCGAATACGAGGGCACGACCTCCGTCGAGCGAATGGCGCGCGCGGAAGCGATTGCCGAGGAGCGAGGTCTGGTCATCGTCCCGCCCTTCGACCACCGGCACATCATTGCCGGACAGGGAACGGTCGGCCTCGAGATCGCGCGGGAGTGGCCCGATGTCGATTTGGTGTTGGTGCCCATCGGCGGCGGAGGACTCGCGAGCGGGATCGCGGCATCGGTGAAGAGGCTGCTACCGAGTGCGCAGGTCGTCGGTGTGGAGCCAAAGGGAGCCGCTTCGATGCGCAAGGCACTCGACGAGGGTCATCCCGCGATACTCGAGGAGATCGACACGATTGCGGACGGTCTGGCTCCCGTGATCGCCGGCGAGCTGACGTACGAGCACGCGCGCGACCTGATGGACGATGTCGTCACCGTCGACGACGATGCGATTCGGGAAGCTGCCTCGTGGCTCCTGAGCCGCCGAAAACTCGTCGTCGAGTACTCCGGGGCGGCGACGACCGCAGCGCTACTCTCCAAGGCAGTCGACGCGAAGGGCCGCGCCGTCGCGGTGGTGGTCAGCGGCGGCAACTTGGATCCGAGCCTACTGGCCGGTCTGGCCTGA
- a CDS encoding HAD hydrolase-like protein produces MRRVVLFDIDGTLISGGPAKDAFCEAMLETFGTIGDVEGVSFAGKTDPLIARELLAGVGCDRARVESRLPDLFRRYLEKLEVQLVDRPVDVLPGVAELLAALSEMEDIGVALLTGNIVGGAELKLRSAALWGHFELGSYGSDHEERDELPAIALERARRAWRESIEPSDAIVIGDTPRDVACGQREGTRTLAVATGHFSFRQLAETGADHVLEDLSATDQVLALLTA; encoded by the coding sequence GTGCGCCGGGTCGTTCTTTTCGACATCGACGGTACGCTCATCTCGGGCGGACCGGCGAAGGATGCGTTCTGCGAGGCGATGCTCGAGACGTTCGGGACGATCGGAGACGTCGAGGGCGTGAGCTTCGCGGGCAAGACCGATCCGCTGATTGCGCGGGAGCTCTTGGCCGGCGTCGGCTGCGACCGCGCCCGAGTCGAGTCGCGCCTGCCGGACCTATTCCGTCGTTACCTCGAGAAGCTCGAGGTCCAGTTGGTGGACCGTCCGGTGGACGTGCTCCCGGGTGTCGCCGAGCTGCTCGCGGCGCTCAGCGAGATGGAGGACATCGGCGTCGCATTGCTCACCGGTAACATCGTGGGGGGCGCCGAGCTCAAGCTCCGGTCGGCCGCATTGTGGGGCCACTTCGAACTCGGCAGTTATGGCTCCGACCACGAGGAGCGAGACGAACTTCCCGCCATTGCGCTCGAGCGTGCACGGCGTGCCTGGCGCGAGAGCATCGAGCCGAGTGATGCGATCGTCATCGGCGACACCCCTCGGGACGTTGCGTGCGGGCAGCGTGAGGGCACACGGACGCTCGCCGTCGCGACAGGTCACTTCAGCTTCCGGCAGCTCGCGGAAACGGGTGCGGACCACGTGCTCGAGGATCTCTCCGCCACGGACCAGGTCCTCGCTTTGCTGACTGCCTGA